DNA sequence from the Vicia villosa cultivar HV-30 ecotype Madison, WI linkage group LG3, Vvil1.0, whole genome shotgun sequence genome:
GTTTGAAAGTCTTGATCTTTCTGGTCTCGAGTCAAATACACTCAATTTGTCTAGTATTAAGTCAAATACATCTGGTCATGACTCAAATACACTCAATCTCCCTGGTCTCGAGTCAAATCCACCTAATTCTTCCAGTTTCGAGTCAAATAGACTCGATCTTTCTGGTCTTGAGTTAAACACACTTGTACCAAACCCATCTGAGCCTGAAGAACTGGGAGTTGagtcaaatcaatcaaatatacCAGTAGTTGAATGTGAACCTGATGTGGATGTGAGATATGGAAAGAATCTGGTTTACATGAGAAAGTCAAAGGCCGTTCCTGAATCGACACAAGTTCAAGAGTCTGACTCGACTCCTTCAAATGAGGTAATTAATTCTTCTGAATTGCAGGATAAAATTATGACCCAAACAACAGATGATGACCTAGACCTTCCAATTGCTATTAGGAAAGGTACCAGAAAATGCACCAAACAACCTTTATATCCCCTTTCAAActatctttcttttaaaaaattctcACCTACCCATAGAGCCTTCCTTACAAACCTTAACGCTACTTCCATACCTACTAATGTTTCTGAGGCATTGTCTGATGAAAAATGGAAGCAAGCCATGAATATTGAGATGGAcgcactgaagaagaatggaacgtGGGAGATAGTGACTTTACCAGAAGGAAAGAGGccagttggatgcaaatgggtgtacACGGTAAAATATAAGGCTGATGGATCAATCGAAAGATATAAAGCCAGGTTGGTTGCCAAAGGGTTTACACAAACCTATGGAATTGACTACTCAgagacatttgcaccggttgcAAAGATGAATACAGTGAGAGTAATTTTGTCACTTGCTGCCAATTATGGTTGGAATTTACAACAATTTGATGTGAAGAATGCTTTCCTACATGGGGAACTTGAGGAGGAGATTTATATGCAGGTACCACCAGGGTATGAAAAAAATGTGTCTGACAATACAGTTTGCAGGTTGAAAAAGGCGTTATATGGCCTAAAGCAATCACCTCGAGCATGGTTTGGAAGATTCACTAAGGTTATGACATCCTTGGGGTACAAGCAAAGTCAAGGGGATCACACCTTGTTCATCAAACACTCGCCACAAGGGGGAGTAACAGTTTTGttagtatatgtggatgacattataATGACTGGAGATGATTGGAAGGAGCAACATATCTTGAGTCATTGTTTGGCTAAGGAGTTTGAAATAAAAGCTCTTGGAAAGCTGAAGTACTTCTTGGGAATCGAGGTGGCACATTCCCGAAAAGGCATTTTTATATCACAACAAAAATACATTACAGATTTACTCAAAGAGACAGGAAAAACAGCGTGTAAACCAGCGAGCGTTCCTATGGATCCAAATCTTAAATTGGGTAATACAGAAGAAGATGTTGCAGTAGATAAAGAAATGTATCAACGTCTAGTTGGGAGATTAATTTACTTGTCTCACACTAGACCTGATATTGCATATGCTGTAAGTATGGTTAGTCAGTTCATGCACTGTCCTAAAGAGATCCATTTACAAGCAGTTCATAGAATCCTGCAGTATCTCAAGGGAACTCCAGGAAGAGGAATTTTGTTCAAAAGAAATGGAAATACAACACTTGAGGCCTACACTGATGCAGACTATGCAGGATCAATTGTTGATAGAAGATCCACTACAGGGTATTGCACCTTTCTTGGAGGAAATCTTGTGACTTGGAGGAGTAAGAAGCAAAATGTAGTAGCACGTTCTAGTGCTGAAGCTGAATTTCGAGCCATGGCACAAGGCATTTGTGAATTACTTTggcttaaaattattttagaagatttgaaaatcaaatgggaAGGACCCATGAAGCTCTACTGTGATAATAAGTCAGCTATCAGTATAGCACATAATCCAGTTCAACATGATCGAACTAAGCATATTGAGGTTGATAGACACTTCATTAAGGAGAAGCTTGACAGTGGGCTGATTTGCACCCCATATGTGTCCTCACATGGGCAACTTGCGGATATTCTCACTAAAGGATTGAGTTGCTCAAATTTTGAACGAATTATATCCAAGCTGGGAATGGAGAATACTTATTCaccagcttgagggggagtgttggaaATAGAAAAAATACATAGTATGTTTTCCATTAAAAAGAGCATTTAAGTTTTAGGTTCATGTATATTTAGATTCATGCATTTAGGAAGTTGGACTATTATTTATTTCTCCTTGTAAACATAATATGTAATTAATTATATAGTGTATAAATATTATGGATGCTGAGTGCTTTACTCACTCAAGCACATTCAGAACACTCTGATTTCTATTTTTCACATTACTGAGGATTCCAGCCTGAATGGAGTCTCCTACATCCTGTTCTTTTGATTGTTTATGCTCTTTTTGATGCTTAACCAAAGAGTTCTATAAGCAATGCATGAATTGGTATATTGTAATATTTATCACTGGCTCAAGCTTTCGGGTTTAAGGACCGTTCAATTTCTTCAAGAGATCGCCCCTTAGTTTCAACCAAGAAGTAATTGGCGAATGCCGCGGCTAACAGAGAAACTGCTCCGAAGCTAGCATATACTGGTGCAACTCCAAATTTCTCTACCAACTCAAGGAAGAACAATCCCACCACAAAGTTGCAAACCTTGTAAAAGATAAAATTTAAAATCGTTAGACTGAAAAATTCCATCACAAGTAACAAATGCTAAATGACACATAAAAAGAGCTATTCATAGAGGAAAAATCACTGAAGATGCTTAAAATCCCCACCCAATGTGTAGAGAAACTGAACCCCATGATCTTCCCTCGTGTCCTGGTGCTGCTAAGCTCTGGTATAATGATGCCAGTTACAGGGCCAGCTCCAATTGCAAAAGAGaatatatacctataacattgtATAAAGAGAAATTGAATCATCCAAGTCCAGTTAATAGCCATGCTAATATACAAATGTATTCAAAAAATAAGCATTAAGAGAGAGCAAAAAAAGAGGAGGGGCATATTGATCTGCACAACAGCGCAAGCGTTAGCATTGTCACCTAAGTTACTTGAGGAAGAAGAGAAAGCACTTGCTCTTGCAGAAGCCTTGATGGCAATTAGCAAGTAAAAGCTTACATGATAGTTCctaatattgataagttgttgcTGAGTTGCTCATCCAAGGGAAAGATGACAGCATAGACCACAAGAAACATTGAAATCGCCTACATAGAAGCAGAAATGAAAATCACGAGCTACCAAGGAATAAGATCTAAACAAATTCAGCATGTGCATGCGCATGCATGATACTGTTGTTTACATATACAGAGAAAGAAGTTATGGATGCCTTGTACAAACTCACCATTCCTAAATAGCTTCCTATAATAAGTTTTTGCCTCCCTTCTCTATCGATTAAGTATAAAGCACAAAGTGCACCTGAAGGAAAGAACCGGTTCACAGCAATCAGGATCTGAGTTCAAGATGAAACTTATATTGTGATAAATAAATGCAATGCATACTGCAAACCTGCAAAGTTTGTAAGCCCGACAAACAAGCTTGCTAAAGCACTGCTTTGAATTCCGACGTCATGAAAGGtcaatgatgaaaaataaagaacTGCGTTTATGCCTGCAAACTGCTGAAGTACAAAAAGGGCACCTCCAATGAAGGCAACTGTAAACACAGAAGAAAGCCTGTTATGGATTGTTTGCTTCATGTGGCATGTAGGTAATAATTAAGAGTATGCGTgtgtttatgaaaaataaaatatatattttatgatgtTAAATTCAATCCTAAGTCCTAACTCCAGCAGAAACGATCCCTTTAATGTGCTTATATTTCTGCTGACATAAATTTTCAATCTATGAAGATAGGAAAAAGAATAATTTTCCGTCTACAAAATGTTGTCTCAAAGTAATAGCCAAAAGCACCTTGATACAACCTCTAGAATGTGGCTGCTCCAAGATCTCTGACCATCTGCTGTCCAAATCACTGCCATCATTCTTGCTGACAGATTGAAACTCTTCAATTGCACCCTCAACTTCAGATGCTCCCCAAAGATCCCGTATaactttttttgcatcatttatTCTCCCAGCCTGAGCAGAAATGTCAAATCTTTAGAAACAGTGGAAAATCAGAGAGATAAGATAAGGAAACAATGAAGTGATATACCTTGCAAAGCCAGCGTGGGCTATCAACAGCAAATTGCATACCCAGACCAACAACAAAACCAGGGACGCTTGCAATATACAGCATTGTCCTCCACCTGAAAGTTGCTACCATTTAGCCCTTATTTGGAAAGTAATTTTCTGTTTTTAAAGAATAAAGAATAATGACATACAAATGATGAACGAATCAAAAGAAAAACAGACCCAACAATAATCCCATTGGAATCAAGAAGTGTCTTAAGGAAACATTGTTTTCTTAAAGCTGTCTTGAAAACTACAAAATAAGGTTGCATGCCTGTTGCAGTGGCTCTATATATGATGTCAAATTTGGAATGACGAGAAGGATATGAGCCACATTCATGGCATTTCCATTTAAATCATTCAAAGAAAATTAACAGAGAGAGGATAAAAGACACTCATATGAGAAATTAAAtaaggaaagaaatcatgaaataACAATACTAAAAGATCAACTAAGATAATCTAAAATTTTCTTCTATTATGatatatttttcatatattcTAAGCTCTATTACACAAAGAAAATTGCTATGTTTATATTAGTCACTAAAGATCATAGAATATCTTTCTTTACAAATTCCATATTAAGATATCTAAAACATTCGaatcaatttaaaatcaatttgttAAGAGTACCACACCGGACCATATATgatctgaacatgtccttataagtgggggcaaccCTCACCCtataagccggttttgtagggttgagttagatccaaccacatttcttaacacaaTTTTACCCCTTTTCATTGTGACAAGCGTAATGAAAAGGCAAGAGGAAATATGAGAAATGATGGTGATTGgcaatgtatattttttattacactCCCTTGCCATTGGCAAGCATATTCCTCCTATTTTCTTGTCCACCACACAAAATATAAACTGTAACTATTAAACAACTGCTTGAGAAAATGCTTAAAAGGCCAAAAATTAAGTGGTCCGGGAGCAATCCAATTAGGATTAATTATTGCTCATTCAAACATGCTACAGCTACAAATCAAATTTCCAGAAAGTGTATGTGtactttacaaaaatatttaagcCAAGTTACTCTATATGCTTTAAAGCAGATAATTTCACTAGTGAAATTTGATGTCGTTAAAGAGTTCCACATTGGATGAGATGTGACCTAAAACTATGTTTATAAGTAGGGGCAATCGTCACCTTACAAGATGGTTGTAAGATTGAGTTAGACTCAATCTAAAATTCtaagatggtatcagagcctatccaGGATCACTTGCTATCATGTTTTCGCTATCCTTCCACGCACCAAACACGTTTCCGCTATCGGACCACCCACCGTTGATATCCAAGCACTAATCCCTATAGTGTAGGAAGTGATACTTGCTATCATGTTTTCGCTATCCTTCCACGCGCCAAACACGTTTCCACTATCGGACCACCCACCGTTGATATCCAAGCACTAATCCCTATAGTGTAGGAAGTGAGCAAGTGTACAGACCAAACAGGTTTTCGCTATCGGACCTAATAGTGTTAGGCGTGAGAGGGTGTGTTAAAGAGTATTATGGCGGATGAGATATGGTCTCAACTTACAAGTCtgttttgtaaggttgagttaggtCCAATCTACAATACTAAGAAATATGTTACAACTTTTTACATCATAGCTCATTCTCAGGTACAACAACAGTGCATCATAAATAAAAAGGCACTGATGAGtgtttcaattaattttttgtaatgacaaaTATTAGTTGTTATTGTATTAGTGAGTGGTGTTGAACCCATGGACTCCTTATTATTCCAACCCTTATGTCCCTTCCCCAAACCATCAAGTCACCTTATCACTTTGAAGTGATTACATGTAAACCAAACATTGCAGCCGGATCACCACCAAAATAGAAGATGAAAAATACACAAACATGCATCTATTACAGCACATCAATAGACAATTTCGGCAAAAAACCTCCAGAAACCTATAAAAACCATTTATAAAATAAACCTGTCACCCTTGTTGatcattcatcatattcataTTCCCAGTAAATCTATTTATTTACCTCAAAATACCTTAATACCATATAGCACAAGTGAAAATCTTAGTATTAAATGCTAATTCCACGAGTCTCTGAGGAAGAAAATACAAAGAAACTCACCAGTGAGGATCATTCTCAGAAGGAATTCCAAGAGATAGTGATGCAATAATACCAAGACAAGTGCCAATTTGACATAAGGACCCTAGGGAACCCCTATATTTGGTCGGAGCAACCTACACACAAATGATAGTGAACAAACATGAGAAAAACTTGATATTGTTGTCCTAGAATAGAATTTCTTTCCTCAATCAACATGGAAGAACACCACTTAAGAAAAATATTACTTGGATTTGGCATCTTAGAAATCAGATATGTCAACTTATAATACTTGGGGAACAAGAATAAGAGTTAATCACAAAGTTAATCATTAAGTACCTCAGATATGTATATAGGAACAAGAACAGCATTCACACCTATACCAAGACCAACAAGAAACCTTCCCCAAAGTATCTCATCCAAGGAGTGGGCATTTGCACTGTCAAATTGGAAGAGATATGATAATAATATCCTTAACACATCAACTATTTGCAATCTTTGGGCAATACAAGCACTGATGATCAGCAAGAATGTAAAGCCTACCCTGTTATAATCATAAATCATCTATGCATAGCAGTAACACAATTCAGAACAAAAGGATAAAATAGCATTTAGCAATACTAATGTAGAGAAACATTGTGCGCTCCGCTAAACACTCTTCAACTTATTAGAAATAAATGAGTTGAGACATTCAAGTTACCTAATAAAAGTTTAATTATTAGAAACATGTTTGATGCTGAACAATCATTGACTATAGATGCGAAGGAGAAATAGATACAGATAATAACTCGGCTTAAAGGAAGAACAAGTTTCATTAATCATGTATTGTACCTTATTATGGCCCCAAGGATCAAGGGTATAGCATCAATCTGAAATGTGAGCCTACAACCAAGTTTATCAACCAAAGAACCAGTGCTTATACTCCCAATAAAGGCGCCAGCAATAAATATACTAACAACAAGTCCCTCAATGAACGAGTTTCCTTGAAAACCAAGTTCCTGAGCAATTGAAACAATTGGACCATTCATGACCCTGCAAAATAAGCAATCCAGTTTCAAACAGTTCATCACAATAAG
Encoded proteins:
- the LOC131661677 gene encoding probable plastidic glucose transporter 1, with product MLQSKQILRLLLLRVLYFLFFFFFFFQFSMMNTINFVSSAIISTHSNPKLFSLFKPKPKAKTKTKTKHYSLNSSFRLPNLRVSAIKDHNPDSQITNVTDEVTDHPLEENGNEELDLGWLPAFPHVLIASMSNFTFGYHIGVMNGPIVSIAQELGFQGNSFIEGLVVSIFIAGAFIGSISTGSLVDKLGCRLTFQIDAIPLILGAIISANAHSLDEILWGRFLVGLGIGVNAVLVPIYISEVAPTKYRGSLGSLCQIGTCLGIIASLSLGIPSENDPHWWRTMLYIASVPGFVVGLGMQFAVDSPRWLCKAGRINDAKKVIRDLWGASEVEGAIEEFQSVSKNDGSDLDSRWSEILEQPHSRVAFIGGALFVLQQFAGINAVLYFSSLTFHDVGIQSSALASLFVGLTNFAGALCALYLIDREGRQKLIIGSYLGMAISMFLVVYAVIFPLDEQLSNNLSILGTIMYIFSFAIGAGPVTGIIIPELSSTRTRGKIMGFSFSTHWVCNFVVGLFFLELVEKFGVAPVYASFGAVSLLAAAFANYFLVETKGRSLEEIERSLNPKA